In Magnolia sinica isolate HGM2019 chromosome 16, MsV1, whole genome shotgun sequence, the genomic window TACAAACTTTATCAAAATACAGCCATCCATACTATATCACACACCCACCAtacatcaagaccatccaaaccgttggccCAAGTTAGTTTCTGAAAGCGAAGAGCATTAATACACTGATAAAATCAGATCCCAACGTATCCATCCACATCAGATGATCActatgagtaaaataaaataaatataaaaacatgCGTATGTGCCTAACAAATCTGATAATCTGACATTTCGAATAAAATCCAATTTACAGCCACTAGGCTTAGTGGGCCCACAATCACAACCATACCATGCCGAACTTACGAAGGATATTCCACACATAGATATGATGATACCCAACGGCGAAAAAAGTTAGTTGAACCATGGACTAATGGAAATGGAGATCATACCAAGGTTGCCTTTTTAAGTGGTGTAATAAATGTATAATAAGGTATAGTTAATGTGGGTATGTGGGTGGGTGGCCAAAGGAGCTGAATCATTCCCTTGATATGTTCTTATGTGTACCCACTCCATCTATGTGAATCCATGTATTCTTCTCTTCAATCATCCAATCCAAGAGAAGACAAGGgccccctctttttcttttttttcctcctcTTATAGTACTAAGTAGGCTCATATGGTCAACCTAGGTAGAGTGATATGCGGATTATCATAATTCCCAATACCTTATTCATTCCCCTACTCATTCCATTCTTTAATAATCACACTCCCATTCAACcctctcttcatttcatttctcaTATAAGTCCTTGAATATCTTTCACACACAAAGAAGATCTTGGGTGCAATGGGTCTTGAAGAGATGTGTAATACTGGCCTTGTTTTAGggttgggatgtgaggctaacgTCTCAAACCGTCATGACCCAGATCACCAACGACATAGCCAAAGCTGTAAGTTGGAGAGGGTGTTTCCGATGGCGAGCATAGAGACTTGTCTCACCTTAAGTCTTGCAGACGATTCCTATAAGTCGTCGAAGAAGATTGATATGAACAAGGCGTTTGATGATGGGTTGGATGCTCGACAATCGTCTCCGCATAGCGCTGTCTCCTCCTTCTCTACTGTGAATCATGATCTCGCTAGCATTAAGAGAGAAAGGGATGTGGGGAGCGAAGAAGCTGAATTAGAGAGGCTTTCGTCACGCGTAAGTGACGAAGACGAAGAGGGGAGTGCTAGAAAGAAACTTAGACTCACCAAGGAACAATCAGCCCTCTTAGAAGAAAGTTTCAAAGAGCATAGCACTCTCAATCCGgtatgtttctttctttctttcttccttccttcctttatCTTACTATTTCATGCTCTTAATTTCAATTTCCGCTAATGAACGATTTTATTTTTCTCCATCATCAGAAGCAAAAGCAAGCTTTGGCTAAGCAATTGAATCTCCGGCCCCGACAAGTGGAAGTTTGGTTCCAAAATAGAAGAGCAAGGTACGAAATTCAACATGTATTTTGTTGAATTGCATCAATAGCCATGAGTCTCTCTGTCCTAACCATTTTCAGTGGAGACCCAGAAAATTCCCACAATGGTTTGTTAATCAATATCTTTAAAATGATCCATGTTTGCTATTTTGGCCAACTTGAAAAGTCTAGCGGTTCAAATCATCAATCCAATTGATTAACTCGAAGAATATATTATTACAGGACAAAGCTCAAACAAACCGAAGTAGACTGCGAATTCCTCAAGCGATGTTGTGAGACATTAACAGACGAAAATCGGAGGCTGCAGAAGGAGCTCCACGAGCTTAAGGCCCTGAAATACGCAGCGCCGTTCTACATGCAGCTACCTGCAGCGACGCTTACCATGTGCCCGTCTTGCGAGAGGATTGGAAGCGGCGGTCCGACCGGTGAAAATCCTAATAAGAGCTCATTTACATTGCCACCTAAAGCTCATCAATTCTACAATCCTTTCAGCCGTTCATCGTCTACGACATGTTAGAAGAAATCACACCATTTTATTGAGAAATTAGTGTGACTAATGTGTAGAAAGAAGTAGCTAATTAGCTATTAGTGATATTAATTTTTACTAATTTTCATCGCATTCCATGTTTTAGAAGGGAAATTAAGATGACCCATTTCTTGATTTTAATTAGTTTTTTCTTAATTAAAAGATTAGAGAAAGGATTAGGGAAAAAGAAAGATGGGTGGCGAGTATGATTGTGGGATGGGAGGTTCACGTGTATGCGTTTGTGGATAGGAGGAGAAAAGtcaagaaagaaatgaaagagagacgTGTGTGGCAAGGAAGGAATTATTTTCAAGAAATGAAGTAGGCAGCGTGGGACCCTTCCACCTTTACTGTAACTGCTGGGCCATGTTCAcgtgatgtgtggcccatgtcATCTCTTTCCTTTTCACTCAGCTTTCAAAAGCTTCTTGTTGGGAAGTGTTGCGTGGCCACTGTCACAAATAGCAAACCGAGTACCTACTGTCTTTGGCCTTTTGTCAAATTCCTCAGCCGACAAGTGTGCATTACAGGGGAATCGATTCTTTATCAGATGTGTTATAAAATGCACGGCAGATAGTACGTAGGTTTCAGCTTGTAGAGTGGACCCatgattcaatgatccaaaccgttgataagatgGGTCTCACCTTGATGGCATATGCATCAGAGTCCCCAAGAGCATTTGGCACTTTCTGACAATATTCAAACGGGTCCCATCTGGATAATTTTTCTTCATGGTCCATCCAAGGTTGGTCCcgtaatatcaacggtttggattagtgaACCATGAAAGCACTTGCACAAACTGAAAATATTAACGGTAAGGTAAAAACCGTCCACGTGTGACAGGCTCCCGCTCGTGGAACCCGCCTTATTCGCTGCCGCGGTTTACACGGAAGGACGACTTATTTGGTAGTCTGCtagagtatgatggttgatatgcagtcactcagaaattgcatacatggcatatattaatccaatttaaaccgactaaattgtagaAAACACTGTTACTAAGTAActttcccaaaatcaaattggttgaataATCATAATCTCTGATTTGTGGACGCTTGTTGGTTGAtgtaggaccattggatatttttcaattttcaccATCCAATAATTGTCCACCGATCCCTTAGTCGGATCATCAAATAAGCCCAATCTTTGGTTCATTACACGTTTAATCTGGGACCCACAAGTTGGACAGTTTAGTTCGGATTACTTGTATGCCAAGGATGCAAtttcaagtaatttctaagtgcctgagtatcatccatcacactccgcaGGAGTATCGAAGCTTTTCTATTATCAAAGTGGGACCACTAGATGATAACCATCATCTTGCACAAACTTCCACGTGGGCGCATGTGGGTGATGAGGATTCGGGACCTACTCTTGCGAGTATCCATTCCCCTCCCTTTGCGGTCACAATCACACCTGGCAACCAACCTACGCCGTCCATTTCCCAGCAATTCCTGCCTTAAATGATGGGTAGGAAGAAATGATGGGATCTTTCTAAGAAGGTACAATTCctatgtgggtggggcccaccatcaatgtctcACCCCTTCGGTTGCACGCCATTCCCCTTACAAATGCATTTTAcacaaaaagagaagaaaagaaaatgcagACACTTTCGCTTTTGTGTGCGATTGTAAGCCGACGGTTGATGACTGAGATTTCCGACCTACCCAACATCCTATCCACTCTCTGATGCGTATATTATAGTGCATGTGTATGTATGCACGATGTAACAGCATCTATAATATTATTGACACGTGTCAACACCTCATGTGATGATTAGTCAAAGTCCCACTTGCGTTGTTGGACCTTGTCGCCGTGGACCattgttttttaatattttattaggTTTGCCACGTGAAGTGCACGTGGGTCAGACCTAGAATGAGAGGTGGAATTTTCTTTTGTAAAAGGGTGGGCCATTTAGGGAATGGTTGATATAAATAGGATCTTTTATTGCAAGCCAAGGAGGAAACCGATGCTTGAAGTTTGGGGGTTTCGATTTCTATTttgggacccatggttcagtgGATCAAACCGTTCAAACTGTAGACACCTCCGTCACCAGtgcaccaaaaatctcctagATGGGAAAAATCCTAGCCTTTGAATAAGCGGCCAAAACATTCAACAAAATTAAATatggagatttttggtgcattgaCCATCAACAACAAGACCCATGAATCAATGAACCATGGTGTCTCACTTGGGCACAACCAAATTCCAAAAGTAATATAAAAACCAGACTTGTCTCTGGAGCTGTATGAAGCGTTGATGAATGTCGAAGCAAAGTGGGCCACTAGAACCCAATGATCATGCATTTCACCAATTGAACAAAAGATGGTTTGATCCACTTGTGTTAGTTCTTGCAAGATTTTTGAAATCGTAAACCCAATGAATATCCATTTGAACTTAATTAATTTGCAAGGGGAACAATATTAATAAGCCCTTAGCTAAgctcttgtggggcccatgtagtgTGTGTAtggaatccaatccatccaacaggCCAATCCAGTTGTCAGGTTGGTATGCCCCAAATTAGGTgaatctaattatcaggtggactgcaccatagaaTCATGGATAACCATGCGAAACCTCCTCAAAGCCTCATATATAATATCCAAACATTTTTACTAGGGTCGCCCCACCATGAAAAGGATCAGTCCCAGAATTATAACGGTCAAAACATCAAATGTCCGCTGCTTCAAAATGCTTGTTACCTAAGTGGCCCCTCGATAGGGACCAATTGCAGCAGCTTTTCAGCCAAAGCTCAACTAGCAAGCAATGGCCAGCTTCAAAGCTTATTACTACTAAATTATTATGGTATTATAAAAACAAAGGTTTTAAAAAAAGACTATTTGAATCTAGGTAGCTTCAAAGCCATCAGTATGCAAGGGTGATGTATAGCAGGTggcagacaatttcatggccaagatggatcagaaaaggtccgATCGGAGGTGgtagtgatccggaccattagaACTTGAAAGCAGGCAGATCTCGCAAAGTGGAATGAGTTATCCAATGtgccatgtatgattttggggtaggagaagctactttagccacctaacccgctacaccgggttgcccatgccaaatttgcaagatttcatcaaatcgaTAGTCGAaaatgttgagatgtggagccacatctggatggccgctcgaccggtcgagtgacctgctcgaccggtcgagtggcccgctcgaccagtcgtggactggctcgactcgttttccagcgagttgggattttggattttcgaagtgctcgaccaatcgtgggatgtgctcgaccgatcgagggtgccgctcgaccggtcgaagactccgcacgactagtcgagcttacgtagatttgagttcggatttgATACGAACTGCAGAAATTTGAGTTGGTTTTtcacagaggtgcgaaaggggagttgcctaaattataaataggggtccctaagacTTTTCTAGGCATCaatgagagttattccaaggtgtgggcaaagggttttctctatacttccaagggagaggttagtataatgccttgtaatcttcattttctttcatagtggaagtttgcatctgtggttttttacccttatttggagtttttccatgtatatcttgtcttgtggtttgtttggaatgctttgattatttttctagtttatatttcttcttgttcatcgtttgtgggtgagaccaaaTATTAGATCTCGGTTTACTGCGTTGTTGGTGTGCTATGCAACAACTGATATCAGAGCtgttggtttagttctattgggagcgatgacggaagaatggaagactagaattgaaaggtttgatggttcaaactttgccttctagaagatgcagatggagaatTATTTGTATCAGaaagacctctatattcctctaggaggaaaagagaagaaaccagaaatgatgacagatgatgaatggtttttattggattagaaggctttaggaacaatcctactctctttgtctaagagcgttgcCTTCAATATATataagatgaaaactacaaaagaattaatggaaaccctaaccaccatgtatgaaaaaccttcagcgtccaacaaggttcatcttatgaaacagctattcaatatgaagatgtcagatgcTGGGAGCATGGCTGAACATTTAAACGAGTTTAATACAATCACGAGCTAGTTGGAATCCGTTGACATTGTTTTTGATGATAAGGTCGGGGTGTTATTGATATTATCCAGTCTGccaaacagttgggatggtttggtgattgatgtgagcaattcttcagggtcgacaaagctgaaatttgatgatgtggccggtctaattctcagcgaagaatctagaagaaaggcatcgggAGTTTCAAGGGATTCAGGGAATACTCTAAACATTGAAGAAATAGGAAGATCGctaaacaaaggaggcaataaacacagacgttctaagtcgaggaagaagtctaagggaccgaaagacaaagacaggTGTTGACATTACGGTAAGAAGGGAtacatgaaacatgattgcaaggtgattaagaaacaagaaggaagctctcaaggcgggaagaaTTTAGTGAATCTATCTAGGGAGAATGACACAGAGGCATTAATCTTAtatcttgatgcgaggaatgagtcttgggttatagactcaggTGTTTCGTTTCacgccacttcatgtaaggaagttgttgagggttaaatattgcatattagaccccagttcctacttgaatttatgaacatgacacTGCATAACGGttcattttaatcgtgtttgtgatgcagggtgtatttacaagcttggactaaaaaagatgctaaatgcatagaattgatgctctagaatcaccaaggcaagggacggactctaggggaccgagatcgacggAAGTGCACGCCAGATATCcaggaaaattgagaaactgaagctcaagtggcccgaaattagtttagaatgcaagatcacatggttctcgccatccgattgacacAAGACTTTATACATGtgatgggggccataaattaaccgtacatattaaatttcagcaaaTGAAGATCTctggaagtgggccaacggacagatcaaccccttaattcactaattggggcccacctactatctggatatgcttcaaaattgtcctTGACGGCTTAaagaatatgagaaaaaggatggacggtgcagatttctgataaacatcatagtgggccttgcaTATGGTGCATGTATATCATGTACATTGTATGTACGCCGAGCACCACGCCACCTTCCAAATCCAAACAGCGCCCACCCGCGCCTGGCTAGTTTCCAAAACAGAAACGGCACTTGCCGTTTTCAGCTGCACAATGAACGACCGCTGGCAGTTTTTGCGgacctctgtgggacccacacgtcacCCGTACGgaaaatctgagccgtccatcttgtagagtggcTCGAATACTATAAAATCTTgctgaaattttacacccatgcgtgTACATgtgtgcgatacagaggccacaaacaggcggttctgcgacgttcaaaattatttttattgtgatttcttctctgggccgcgtcaatggacgttcaaaaccatccattcttgactgaaatttcttCATGAATGcaatggacatggtggatttccgtgaaaacacctctgtgaggcccaccgatcacgacaatGAAGGAGTGCAAAAGCTTTCGCAGATCCACGAAAACCGACTTTTCCAGGCGATtttggcccaccatctttcatcatatgggagatctaaaccgtccatcatgtagagggctcaaaaacgtcctaagggacgatgTTTGTTTGGAAATTGAACGAGGAAAGTAGGGAGTTTTGAAGCTCCGAACTTGACTGCGAAAAAGCTTTCGCTATGGCTGCGACAGCCCTCCATCACCTCCAGCTGCTATAAAAGAAGGTTTTGGACGTGGGGAGAAGGCATTCAGATCTAGAAAATTCCTTGGACGTGCACAAGAGGGAGAGTAGAGtttgtagggtttttatttttattttttctttcttttaaggtgtagcctaatcatgttgctaggctaaacctcttagctggggctaagaggtgaagcttgtattgtgattgggttgttagctttgctttgattcatggttattgaattcttatggattttagtttgattattaaggaatacttttagtttttaatggtttattatgactcaaattacagtatatCTGCAATAGCTtcgagtatgttcttttcattatgagattgtgaacttaggaggccctgttgttcaccattgtctccttggcatggttgggtgacgtaaccctttcctaactttcacaattctcttgtgattggccATGCGTTTGGTAAATTGCttttgtttgccatagtctcctgggcatggttaggtaatGGGATCACTTCTaaatctacaccaatcgtatctgttgatgattagatctatgaaacattcagagatctgacaaatctcttcttaccaactggatagaatgggactctgattccagttgtgtccttgaatcaatacaaggtaacttcccaattgctacaagtggatccttggcaccctagttcccacttttatttttattagtttttaattaatctattcacaattatttcctcatattcgcttgatttatattatatcttagtctagttctagttctatttagtttcagattacatacaggtttcagtcccttgggattcgacctcggtctcaccgagtttattactacatcacaaccctatacttggggagtgaacaagtttttggtgccgttgccgagGATTGATGGTTacattttctgagattaattagttttagaattaggttaagattaagattttactaactttaagttaaagtttttcttttttatttttaaaaactaacctgttttcctgttttgtaggatcctgacataaacttctaatttggtaatccctttccaaattctctattttttctatttttagaattatggtttcattttttttttgaaattttctattttctaattttagatttagattcttcctTTAAGTAACATTCTATTTTCTAGggttagaaactttttttttagaaactaactttctatttttatttttagaaactttctaattctaggatttcttctgtttttaaaaactaatttcttttatttccttttgtagAATTTTAACATAGAACTCCAATctagtaacttccttctaacttctttaCCTCTTACTTACCATACTGTTGtaggatctttttatttttatttttcttaggattagattcagagttagggttgcaccatgtatatgtacgactgggaacgtcaatatgctgagaagaataacatatattgggatgatgattatgatggaaaTAAACCTATGTCCCAAaaattttctgaaactatcatcgagaaccgatcggaatataaagatccaccggttaagaagtccttatgtgATCATATGTAGGAGAACAATTATACCCTACGGATTGACAAAACAGTACATGAGTGTTAGGGTTATCATAACTAAAAGAGTAAGAATTATTATcatccatttgataaaaagaaaacaatgcgtgattatattatgagtgataatatgtattaccaaccatcagattctcccacctatgatctgtatgactataatcagtggaaacatcaaaattggggaaatgaaccaacaacatgtcataatgattattctcttggatcccctacctttgagatccaaccagaaacgatccaagaggattcaatcCAGCGTAACATGGCTTGTCTtgtggaaattagaaaagcaatggaatcactcaattcgcgcctcgataggatagagaaaactcgctcatcccaaccacaacccaatccagaaatacaatgcgaggaaagtgatcctcactcgcttttgaagaaatctgaaatttagaatgaggagttggattccattaatgagtatatggttcactttcccgatgagtcgatctcgatgacgatCCAAAGGAATGGTTAAGAGACGTGAGTATCTTTCAAATACGGTGATGATGACATacctccctcacatgacacaGGATTTCAATAATGAGGTAAATGttaatttattcgaacctcaacctaattcaggaatggaatgtgaggaaagcgatcccatcccgaGTGTGCACTACTAgacggaattagacaatgatgcttatTAGGATGACTATTATGAACATGCAACCCAAATTCCCcgagaatcaatctcaagtttggtccaggtcaatgattagGTCGTACACGAAGTGGttagtcataatgagccactcccttcacctgacatgtctgatttaaaagtggaggatgagccccttacgaccgacccttctaactcttatgagacatgtttggactactcttctgaatcgaatgatgatgtgattcgggagaaggacgagttgctcgtgtgaccctggaatttgaaaccactcagttgaggccaccatctgagctgtacatgtttgacaattcaacacctcgattgagtagtttcaatgaacagagtgatcacataaatgcttcctctattgattttcaatctgtttaTGCAGGACTGAAGCAAGAGAGCGTGcctccatccactttcaaggatcatggattccttgggcagttCATCATGAGCTctaatgtgaaaaataagtcacgCTCAGCTGAACTTTCCAACTCTTTAGATGATTGCTTAGCACACTTTACATATTCAATCTTctgacgtgagagagagagagagagaattgtttaagagtttttatttcttatttgtttgtttttatgatttttgagagATTTATCCCAGTCATGtcgagctaaacctcttagctagggctaagaggtgaagcttatggtGTGATGGGACTGATTCTACGACTTTAATTCATGCCATGAACTATGTAGATTCTAGTTTTGAATAATAggaatatttctagtttttaatggtttgttgtgactgaaattacaatagatctgtgatggctttaagtattcgTGTTCTATTATTGTGATTACGCAGTTAGgaagtcctattgttcaccatcatctcctaggcatggttaaatgacggtacccttcctattGTTCATACATCACTTAGATTGACTgtaaattggtttaattctgttgtttgctttgtctcatgagcatggttttgtatggaatccattctaatttacttcaatcttatctctttaaaactagatcaaaagacgttcagatttgatttgcaggttatatcttccaactgaatgaagatgggactcgaagtccagttgaattCATGAATCGactgtagatctccctgatctctacaagtggatcctctgaatccctagtttccttcctccgaatttcttaaattttagattaatatttcaccattattcctcaaattacaatcgggttagatttcatcttaatctagttctagttctagtgagtttcagattacgtacaggtttcagtcccttgggattcgacctcggtctcaccaagtttattactacatcacaaccctatacttgaggagCGAACAGAAGTTttacgtgattatgtgtcaggtgaatttgggagagtctacctaggtgatgatgagtcgtgcagtatcgttggaaagggagacattcatataaatcagaaagacggaacgactttgaaattaaaggatgtcaAACATATACTAAGTTTGAGacagaacttgatctcagtggggcagttggccaataccagttatgtgacgacattcactagtgattcatggaaaatcacaaaaggtgccttagtgatatctcgaggcaaaaaggaaggtactttgtatgtgATTTTAGAATCGTATAATTCACTCGCAGTTGCATCAACtgaagtgaatgggcagttatggcatcagaggttggtacatatgagtgagaaaggaatGAAAGTGCTTTGTCAAAATGGAAACTACCAAGGCTGAAGTCTAttaacttggaattctgcgatgACTGCGTGTACGACAAGCAGAAaaaggtaagtttcaagaagatagGATATATGCGctccaaagatgcatctgttagagcttgtacacactgatgtatgGGGATCGACAAAGGTTATTccgtttcttttattgatgatgctagtagaaaactgtgggtttatttcttaaagcataaatctaatgtatttgatgtatttaagaaatgGAAAGTtgtggtagaaaatgagacaggtaaaatagtaaagtGTCTTAGATCTGATAATaggggagaatactgtgataagaagtttgtgcagcaaatggaatcaaacatcagaaaatgattccagggacatcgCAGCAGAATGGTGTGCCTGAGCGCATTAAAAGGACTATCCTTGAGcgtgccaggagcatgaggttacatgcaaggTTACCCAAGACCTTTTGGACAGATGCTATGAATGCTGTTACATATATcattaatagaagtccctcagcaccattggatggtgggctaccagaagagaCGTCAACTGGAAAAGAAGTAAACCTTttacatctcagagtgttcggttgcacttcatatgttcacattgatgcagagcataggaacaagttggatgcgaagtacagga contains:
- the LOC131229420 gene encoding homeobox-leucine zipper protein HAT22-like, with the protein product MGLEEMCNTGLVLGLGCEANVSNRHDPDHQRHSQSCKLERVFPMASIETCLTLSLADDSYKSSKKIDMNKAFDDGLDARQSSPHSAVSSFSTVNHDLASIKRERDVGSEEAELERLSSRVSDEDEEGSARKKLRLTKEQSALLEESFKEHSTLNPKQKQALAKQLNLRPRQVEVWFQNRRARTKLKQTEVDCEFLKRCCETLTDENRRLQKELHELKALKYAAPFYMQLPAATLTMCPSCERIGSGGPTGENPNKSSFTLPPKAHQFYNPFSRSSSTTC